agggttaaCACAGTATGATCTCTCTAACTCTACAGTGCAGTCACATTTcacagatagagagggagacagagaaagagagagatgagaaagCTGTCAGCAGCGATTAAAAGGagttaattaatgaattagaGTGTGCCTAgacagaaaggagggagagaaggaagaaatCTCTGTTCAGTGCATGTCAGTTTAACTATTAGGAAAACAGTGGTCTGATTAGCGTTGCAAACCATCACTCATTGTGATTGTTAACAATTAAATACCTCAATTACTACACTGGTAACATCTGCGCCAGTGTCACCGCTGCTCCGGCCATAATGAATGATGAATCGAGGCGTATAAACGTAGCCATGGCCTATAATTCCTATCTTAACCACAAATGTGTCCGAAGCCATAATCATAACCATGAGAATTAGCGTGGGCTTCAACTGTGCTGCGCGCATGGAATCTATCAACTCCGGGGGATGTGATGGAAGGCGGAAGATGTCTGatgttaaaataatgtttttttttttttttttttcccccggaaTGCACTCAATTTACATGTAAACATAAACTGCACACATATCCAATAGTAGGTCCTTTTTTGCTAATAATGATGtctaatttttatatttattcattgtgcatagttttttttaaattttatttgcaaattaaaCTTTaagagtttttgttttcaatccgttcttaaatacattttcatttcacctttctttaaacattttaaacaatcatAATCTAATTTATAATTTACTGAAAATGGTAAGCACTACTGacattcttcttattattattattattagtattattattattattatagaagcGGACAGTTTGTACTTCTTCGACGTTGCCCTACGTTGCGTTGGAGAGGTGTGTTTGGGTGGCTATACAAACGACTGTATCAAAAGAACGCACGACGTCTCAATTACACCTTCCgtgaaacaatttttaaaaaatcaattacaaTCATTTGCGTTAACTAAGTGTTACCGCGTGCCACTTACGCAGCGCTTCAACGACGCTCGTTTGGCTATCCTGCTGTAAGAAGGCGACAGGCATTTCATCACATGCAGCCACTATTTAACGAACAGATTTTGTTACATTCTCTCCTAATAACCCATATTGTAAAGGTGTGCTGCCACGCGACCCTCTTCCATTCCCCTACCTGCTACCTGCCTCTGCTCCTCCGGGCGTGGGTATGCTCGCGCGTGATTTTCTTTGTGTCCGTGCACCTGTGGTAACCTGTGTTTCGCTACGCCGCGAACAAGCGcgcgcatctctctctctctcttttgcgtTTTCCGTCTAGTTGCTTACTTCAGATATAACTGGACGCGGTATTGCACTTACCTGACTGCGAAAGCAACGCGAAACTGTCcaatcgctctctctctctctctctattataATTTATAAGCCCATATGCAGTGGCATATGTGCAGCGCTTCCATGGGTGTGAAAGCTCGCGCTTCTCTGCATTAATGAGTCATGAGGGCGCGGGAGGGGGTACCCCCACTGTTCTACTAACAAACTCTCATATTTTGTTGATTGATTAATCGAAATTTATGTTCATATTCAGGCAGATATTCCGGCATAAAACGACACAGTACATCGTCTTGCCTTGGTAAAGTGTGCTGTTTTAATAGTATGTCTGATGAAATAGTTTTTGCGACGGAGACTGATTTATTCAAGCAAACGACCGGTGAAAAGGAAGCATTTTTTGCGAACGCTGCGAGATAAATTCTGCAAGGCGCACTCTTAACCGCCAGAGGGCAGGAAAGTTCGGTGTTTGCAGTGCCGCTTGCCTCCTGGGACTGAAGTTTAAAAAGAACGACAGAGGCAGTGGAAATCGCGTAATGCTACGGAACAGCGTGACTGTCGAATTGGCATTTTCCCCCCAGCGAACTCGCGATGTGAACAGCGTGCATGTACGCGCGAGGTATGCCTAAGTGGTTATTTGGAACCTCTGGCAATAAAAAAGCGCACTGTTGCACGAGGCCTCCCCAATTCGCCAGGGCGATTTCTATCCATAGCACCGTagcatatatgcatatacataatCAATATAATATAATCAAACGAGATAACCTCAAAATGATAATGtaaaaaactgaagtaaaatagTAGGTTCATCCAGTGAAGCATTTTTAAACGTAttcttaatttattattattattttaagagtTCATTATACATGGCTAATGTACTTAGAAATATGCATGTTGCATAAGAAgaacaataatgaaataatcCATGATGTAtttccatgtttaaaaaaaagacatcatgTGTTCTTTAAAAGTAACTTCAAAAGCAATCATGCATAAAttccacacacccacatcttttctgtgttttttatgtttggTCATAAGCCAGAAAtgatatatattcatttttggccAGTTTGCACATGGCTCCAAgaaaagtattgttactttttgtaaattatggatacattgtgtacatttgtatgtgATGATATTCACAtgtctgagtgcatgtgtgggcgAATGTGTCTGCACtcctgcatgcatgagtgtgtgtgtgcatgtgtgtgtgtgtgcatgcgtgtgtgtgcgtgcgggcgtgtgtgagtgagtgtatgtgtgtgtgtgtgtgcatgtgtgtgtgcgtgtgtgcatttgtgtgtgtgtgtgtgtgtgtgtgtgtgtgagtgagtgtgtgtatgtgtgtgtgtgtgtgtgtgtgtgtgtgagtgagtgtgtgtgtgtgtgtgtgtttgagtgagtgtgagtatgtgtgtgagtgcgtgtgagtatgcgtgtgtgtgtgtgcgcgtgtgcatgtgtgagtgtgtgagtgagtgtgagtatgtgtctgagtgtgagtgagtgtgagtatgtgtgtgagagtgagagtgtgtgtgtgtatgtgtgtgtgagtatgtgtgtgtgtgtgtgtgtgtgtgtgagtgagtgtgagtatgtgtgtgtgtgtgtgtgtgtgcacgtgtgtgcatgtgtgtgtgttacacaatGCTACATGCCCCCGGTCCATACCTCACATTGTATGAAAGCCCCGGCAGTGTACTGTCAGGGCCCATTGTACCCCTAATCCCAGCTTTGTTCCCCTCGGGGGCAGAGTCAGGGGGCAGAGGGAGTGATgtcatctccccccccctcccagagaAAGAGCGACTGAGCCGGGGTCATTATGCTTCTATAGAGGGAcccagagagaatgagagagaaagagagagaaagatagaggggggagaagaaagGCTGAGGGGTCCAAGAGGTCGAGGCAGCGCTGTTGTAAATGTGAAAAGTTCCGGgcgtgttggggggggggggggggtgttgggttggCATGGGGAGGGCTGAAAGACATTAATAAAAAGCACTGTGTGCGGAAAGTGTCTCACCGTGATGCTGATGGAACTTGTCGGAGCCCCAGATGAAGGGGAGTATGGTTGTCGTGACGATGCCAGACCAGAACACCGTCGCCCTGTCATGACATAAGATACCTTCCTTGTGCgagtctggtgtgtgtgcgtgtatgtgtgtgtatgtgtgtgtgcgagtctgGCGCATGCTTCTATCCAAACCCACTGCAGAGTCTGGCGCGTGCTTCTATCCAAACCCACTGCAGAGTCTGGCGCGTGCTTCTATCCAAACCCACTGCAGTACCTGCGCACACAGAGCTGTAGACACAGAGCAGTGCGGACAACAAGCCATTGTCACGACTGACAGTATCAGTCAGAACATAAACCTACAGCATAACACTAAGAGCCAAATTAtggagagagctagagagagagagagagagagagagagagagttgggtgATGATTATTTAAGATATCTTTTGCAGtgatggaaatgaaatgaaatctcaaaacaaaaaaatagtttgtttatttgtatgaaACCACTACACACAACAAGTACACATGGATGGCAATAAttctagtaataataataataataataataataaatctaaCCAATCAAAAAACTAAGGATGCAAGTAAAATTATaagttaataaatgaaaaataacaataaataaataaaacaataaataatcaataaatacataaattaataaagtaGCTCATTTAGAATTCTATAAAGCCCAGCCCAGCGCATTCTGTAAAGAGGCAGGAAGCATGGAGATACATGGGGAATTATGGGTAATAGAGTCTAAGGGGCCATGTCAGACTCTAGGAGAACTACAGCTTGGATTCAACATCTGTCATTAACCATTCACTTTAccaataaacaataaatgcaaGTTGTACTTTTTGTTCCTTCACTAACACAGTTTATCAGGTCGCATTCCTATCTagttttgaataaaatgttgaGGAAGAATTTTGATTGAATTCTTCAGACTGGCGCTACTGTCCTCACATTTGACtgacttcctttttttccagttcctATTGCCCATTACTGAGACAGCCAGCACAGGAACTCTTTTGCgaggaaagaggaagagcaTAGATTGTTTATTGCCGTCTCTGAGTCAATAAACAATCTCTTTCTGTTAGGTAGCCTGGGTTGCCTGAGAAGACCTACAGATCAAAACGTTACCCGGCACATgggtaaataaaacaatatctATATTTATCTTTGCCACATTAGGACACGTGGAAGATTTATTGTAATGAATTTAACAATGGCCGTAATgttctgtgaatttttttttttccagtcagcGGATTGAAATGCCGGTCACCTCCTGACTGGAGCGAATTGAAAAGCAGCCGACCTGAACCCTTTCTCACCACTGACAGCGTCGGTCAGACCCTGCCACTGAGCTGGGAGGAGCACACGGCAGGTACGTCTGACTTCGGGAtgcgggaggggcggggctggacgTCGATGGGAGGGGTTTGACatcaagccccgcccccccggcagTCTGCAGTTCAGACGCCTGTCATACCCTGCACATGTAGACATTTCCCATcacaagattttttattttacaataccAGTGCCTGCACACTTACGcactcatttattttatcaataaccttttacccccccccctaaatTCTTCCCCCTATGGCTAAAAATGGGCgtttcatacataaaatataaactaAATCTATTTTCATATGATATGTTAATTGTACATATATGTTGTAAGATAAAAAATCttgtgaaaatatgaaaaattacaGTGCTGTATACTGTAATTGATGGTCTAGCCTGTGGGCACATTTGCACTGcacaaaaacaactttttgtcacaatttctcatttgaaaataaatatttatccttttttaaTTGCCATTTGTGAGACTTTGGgaattatttatattgtattttgttttcttttctataaGCTGGTCATGCATACTTATGCCTGAATGTGACAGCCATTATTTAACGCTGACAAAACCTTTGTCAGTTCTTTCATGAGACTGTTCAAAGCAGGTGGAGCTCCACTTGTTTCAGAATAGAGCAGCacttgaagtaaaaaaaaaaaaaaaaaaaaaaaaaaaaaaaaaatggaagaaatgtgattttttgcattattcttcAGGCTGGTTCTTTGGCTCAGGGAGGGTAGAACACTCAAACGTTGTGGATTTGGGTTACTGGCATGCCCCACAGACGCACTCTCCAGTTCTAACACACCGGGCCTGCAGTGCGTCCGTGTGCACGGGCGCGTCTTGTCCTTCTCCAGAGGTAGAGGCGGTGCGTAAAGAGGCCAGCGTGTCTGCGTAATCGTCGGAAACAGGGGTTCCATTCTGGGGGTGCCGCGAAGGCAGTGCCGCGTTAGTGTCGGTCGCCCCCGCCCTCGTTCAGTCTGCTTCCGCGAGATTTGCCTCAGGCAAAGTCACCGGTGGTGAAGAATCCGGTGCACCGATCGCACAATCGCGACCGACCCCGCCCCGTCCTCCGCAGATCTCCCCCCGACACCCGAAAACTGGCCCTGATAAACTTCACAGTGACATCTATTCCAGCGATAGGTGCTCCTCTCCTCATTCTCACCTGATTCATACATTAGGAACAAAGGAAGTGATTTGGGAGCGATGGTTAATCATCACCCCGAGTTCTAACAGGCTAACAGTCTAAGAACAAACCCCTGAAGCTGAATTCACAATCACACCCTCAGTTCCCCACTCCAGAGTCCGACAGAGTCTGTGATTTTAGGATGATTTCAgttgtcagtctctctctgtctctctctcactctcactctctctctctctctttctctcactctctctctctctctctccctttccctctctccctctctccctctctctccccgccccgTGTTGGGCGTCCCTCACAGGAAGTAGTCTGGTGTCGGGCGTCCCTCACAGGAAGTAGTCTGGTGTCGGGCGTCCCTCACAGGAAGTAGTCTGGCGGCGAGGCGGCGCGGCTGGcgtgtgggggcggagcctcgctGGAGCCGGCGAGCTTTTCGTAGCGAGCCTTGTaggtgtccctctctctcagaaccCGAGCGAactcacactgcagctgctccagctggggggcggggggggggagagagagagaaggttaAATGAAGTGAAAGAGAAGTGGATGAGGAGTGTGAAgagtgaagaggagagagagatacgaATAGGGAAAATACACTGTCAGTATCGTTAACTAATTTTCACAGTGAAATTCAACCATGCAGCTGTTCCTTTAAAATGGTAACACATATATCCATGAAATAAATGCTGATTGCCTCGCCCAGCCCCGTGCAGCCCTGCCCAGCCCCGAGCAGCCCCGTCCAGCCCCGCCCGGTTACCTGCTGGGTGAGCGTGCCCGCCAGCCCGCAGTTACTGCTGGTAGACGTGCCGCGGCCCCGCCCGTTACCTCTGGTGAGctgcccgccgccccgcccagTTACCTGCTGGGTGAGGACGTGCCCCGCCCGGCGCTGCCCGGTTACCTGCTGCGTGAGGACgtgccccgcccggccccgcccggtTACCTGCTGCGTGAGGACGTGCccggcccggccccgcccggtTACCTGCTGCGTGAGGACGTGCTTCTCGGACTCCAGCGCGTGGCGGTGCTGCAGCCGCTTGTAGCGGCAGGACTGCGCGTAGCCGCGGTTCTTCAGCGTGCGCCGCTTCTGCTTCAGCCGCACCACCTCGTCCTTGCTCACGCCGCGGAGGTGGCGGTTCAGCTCCCGCACCGACAGGCTGACCAGCTGCTCGTCCGAGAACCGCTCCTCCAGCCCGcactgccggggggggggggggggcgttagaTTATACAAACACGCTCACTGACCGATTACATCCAACCCTGCACTGAAGAACTGTGCAGCACTGACCGACTGAATTCTGCACTAAATTAATACTGAGTTatagtacagtacatacacactgcgcactacagtacattaacactgcactgagagagggagttaatacagtacagtacatacacactgcgcactacagtacattaacactgcactgagagagggagttaatacagtacagtacatacacactgcgcactacagtacattaacactgcactgagatgGAGGTTAATACTTCATATAATTAAGAAGAAATGtcagcttgtgtgtttgtgtgtgtgcgtgagagagagagagagaggcattgtGGACACTCTACTGTGACACGTCCATAATCTGTCATTGATTCATCAGTTAATCTGACTGAGTGTCTATGACAGTGAGCGGGATTATGCACAACAATAATAGCCGATATAATCCTGCTCCACATGTCATATGTAACCTGCCCCCACCGGCCtcagcacacctgtacacctctAAAAATCCTGTACAGAACTGTACCTAACTCAAGACACagctgcacacccacacacctctAAAACTCCTGTACAGAACTGTACCTACTTCataacacacctgtacacctctAAATCTCCTGTACAGAACTGTACCTAACTCataacacacctgtacacctctAAAACTCCTGTACAGAACTGTACCTAACTCataacacacctgtacacctctAAAACTCCTGTACAGAACTGTACCTAACTCATAACACatctgcacacccacacacctctAAAACTCCTGTACAGAACTGTACCTAACTCataacacacctgtacacctctAAAACTCCCGTACAGAACTGTACCTGATTCGCAATTCCCcagcacacctacacaccactTAAACTGCTCTGCAGATCGATGGCTACGACACGTCTGCACTCCTCGTAAACCTCTGTACACAACTGTATCAGGCTCACAGCCCAGCTGTACACTTATGTACCTCTGCCAGCAGGTAATCTGTACATGTACCCTTGCACCAAAACATAACTCCTTGTACGTTCCATGACTTGTAGGAAATAGATGATGTTGGGCAGCGTTTGAATTACAAGCACATGGCTCCCATGCCAACGAGACGAACATAAGTTAGCAATCTTAAATTAGCATAAGCTATAGTAGTAGATTGACCGTAGATTGTTTGCAATCGACGTTTGCGCCGTGTCCTCTGTCCCTGACCACAGCAGACGTGGTTTCAGGAGCTCGGAGACACGGGCGTCCCAGGGGACGTGCTTGCTGACCTTGTGAGAGAGACTCGAGCACGTGCGCACGTTTCCTCATTCTTAATCTCAATCCTTCGCTGCAcgatccctctctctttcagatccGCGCTCGCGTAAGAGCGGCAGAGCTGACaccacttctgtttttttttatttgtttagacCAGACGCAATAAAACAGCTaatgaatgcaatttaaataaatcctgTTTTAAATCACTGATAAAGGTCGTTTGGCCAAAAGAGGTTAGTAATcaaaaatggctgcagttgatTTAGCCCCCTCCCACTCAGTTTTTCATACAGTGTACTCCCATGCTATGCGCTCCCATCCAGGTGAGCGTCGCCCCCTGTACCTGGTTGAGctggagatgatgatgatggtgatgatgatgatgatggccatgcagggggaggtgggggtggtgatggtggtgatggtggtgcaGTCGgctgtgggggctggggggttgtgggtaagGGGCAGAGCCCGGGGtgttggaggggagggagggggcggtgccaggagggaggaagaggaggggcggGCGGTGGCAGGGGTCTGAGGTTTTGGAGCAGGAGTCACCTCCGCTGTCGCTGCCGGAGTCCTGGAGGCTAGCACTGGAGCTCTGAGCCAACATGGGGAACtgagagagacaaaaacacatccacTGTGCATCTCTGAGCCAACATGGGGAAACTgagagacaaaaacacatccacTGTGCATCTCTGAGCCAACAtagggaaacagagagacaaaaacacatccacTGTGCATCTCTGAGCCAACATGGGGGAACtgagagagacaaaaacacatccacTGTACATCTCTGAGCCAACATGGGGAAACtgagagagacaaaaacacatccacTGTACATCTCTGAGCCAACATGGGGAAACtgagagagacaaaaacacatccacTGTACATCTCTGAGCCAACATGGGCTGGGAAAAACTGAACTGAGAAGAACAGAACAAACACGATCTCCACATGAGACTACGCATCTCTGAGCCAACAGGAGTGGGACAAAAACTTGAagagacagaacaaaaaaacacatccactgTGCATCTCTGAGCCAACATGGGGGAAGTgagagacaaaaacacatccacTGTACTAGTATTCAGTGCTTAAACTGTAGATTATGCACACTGGTAATATTTACAGACACATTTCTTGCCATTATCGCAGACGTTGaacattcagagagagagagagacaggagacagaggaaagaggagggagagagagagaaaaatgagaaagagagagggcatCTCTTTGAGTGCTGAATTGGCAACAATATAAACAGCACTTGTAAAAGCAAAAatccacacacatatgcatacacacagcgcgcacacacacacacacactcacacgcacgcgcacacacacacacacacacgcacacacacacacacgcacacgcacatgcacacacacacacacactcttacctgTGAGCTGACTGCGGCAGCTGCAGAATTGAGCAGTGCCTCCACAGCGTCCTCGCACCCCAGGAAGGTCCCTGCAGgacccctgtctctctctccgactccgcccccggccccgcccagtGACCCCAGCACCGacacctgccccgcccccccctccccccctccaaactGCTGCTGCAATGCTGCCAGCCAGATCAGGTCCTCCAGAGAGGCAGGGGTGGGGCcgtgggtggggccaggggcggggtcagcattgggggcggggctactgtTGGGGTTGCCATGGGAACCAGAGCTCAGGCTAGAAGGGTAGCCACTAGGGACggtgagagggatagagagggatgagcaggaagaggagagagaaagggtagaggaagaggaggaggaggagggagggggctgggtgTCACTAAgcgttggggaggggggcagcgaGTTGTAGGGGGTGGAGCTCACGCTGGAGTCCTGGGTGGCCTGACTGAGGTAGGAGGGGCTAGAGGGGTTATGGGGGCCAGATTTGGGGAATGAACAGGGGGCCAGCAGCGGAGGGGTGTCTGGCTTAACCTCAAACTTGAGCAGGTCGAAATCGTTGAGGTACTCCATGGCCAATGGACtcgggggcagggaggggagcgGGAGAGGCGGGGAGGACATGGTTgctgagtgtgttagtgtgtgcttACAAGTgatgtgtgttagcatgtgctTACGGGAGAtttttgtgttagtgtgtgcataCAGAAgatgtgtgttagcatgtgcagaggagatgtgtgtgtgtgtgtgtgtgtgtgtgtgtgtgtgttggcgtgGGCTTTCTGATGCGTGTGCACTAGCGTGAGCTTGCGGGCGATATCGGTGTGCAGGGCCGATGTTTCCGAGTTTGGGCAGCTACACCAGCATCAGTGGCACTAAGCCAGCCAGGGCGGTGCTCTGCACGAACGTCCTCCCTCCTAAAATGCTCTTAGCGCTGCCTTTCCTGCGATAATCCTgagaaatggggagagagaagagagagtgagagaaggagagagaaagagagaaagagggggggggagagggagacagagagagaaactcatTACTGGCACAGCAGtttacattaaaactgaaataaatggcaCTGGTTGGTCAGCGGTCCTCTGGGATTTGAGGGATTCGTTTAAAAAGTGGAATTATGTGCTCGCTGGTAGAATGAATAAATTCACTATGcttttcaaatacatatttttacaaatgtgtttatacatcaccattgtttttttttctttacaaaaatacatttgatgtacaatataaatatctgtaaaatgcaatgatcatatttgtgatttgtgatccattttctttcaaaataatttgttttttttctttcttcttatgGTTAAATATTTGGTGTCAGTCAGCATCAAAACTGAATTCAGGAGGTCTGATGTAAAATTACATCAGTCAGGGATACCCAAGCAGTGTGGCTGCTGTATATTCTTCCCCTCTAAATCGGGAACTAAGTTAAGCCTTGGACCCCCAGGTAAGCGGGATCACTGACCAATCACCACTGATAGTAATCAGCCAGTGAACCGCCAGGTGGAAcgaaaaaccagcagcactgcgATACCCGACTCACCCTGAAAAGTATAGTATACGTGGAGAACACTATTGTGCTTCATTTACATATAGAATTCGACTGAATGAATCTGAGCTGAATCGTATTAGTTTGAGCTGAGCTGACGAGCAAAATCTGATCCTCTCAACCAAATCaaaccaaatcaaatcaaatcgaaTCGAATCaaaccaaatcaaatcaaatcaaatcaaatcaaaccaaaccaaaccaaaccgaaccaaaccaaaccaaaccaaaccaaaccaaaccaaatcaaatcaaatcaaatcaaatcaaatcaaatcaaatcaaatcaaatcaaatcaaatcagatggaaatgaactgaatttcacTGACTCTACCAAAACAGTCTTGTCATTTGTAATCCAGGTCTTTTGTGTTCTGTTCAAGAGCAAATTGTGCCCTATTTGAGAGGAAAATATATTGCCACTGAgttacaaaatatttcattctaaCGTGTTCCTCTTAATTCTAAGtgtatctggaaaaaaaaaacagttgccaTAGTTACGCTCCAGATTGAACCAGAGGCTTAATATTTCATATAGATTTGTAGAACAGAAAAGCCAGGATGCATTTAGCATAATATGActcttttttttgaaaaagttttttcagcatttgttttacataaatTTACATGTACATATTAATGTGTATgaggttgggtgtgtgtgtctgtgagtgaggctgtgtttgtgtgtgtgtgtgtgtgtgcatgtgtgtggaagagggtgtgtgtgcatgtgtatgtgtgtgtgagggtgtgtgtgcgtgtgtgacagcgtgtgtgtgtgtgtgtgtgagagtgtgaggctgggtgtgtgtgtgtatgagagtgtgtgtgcgtgcatgtgtgtgagaaggtgtgtgtttgtgtatggaagagggtgtgtgtgtgtgcgaatgtgtgtgtgtgtgtgtgtgtgtgtgtgttggaggtgtgtgtgcgtgtgtttgtgtgtgtgtgtgtgcgtgtgtgtgtgcatgtgtgtgagagggtgtgtgtttgtgtgtggaagagggtgtgtgtgcgtgtgtatgtgtgtgtgtgtgtgtgagggtgtgtgtgtgtgtgcatgtgtgtgt
This is a stretch of genomic DNA from Anguilla rostrata isolate EN2019 chromosome 4, ASM1855537v3, whole genome shotgun sequence. It encodes these proteins:
- the nrl gene encoding neural retina-specific leucine zipper protein, which gives rise to MLTHITCKHTLTHSATMSSPPLPLPSLPPSPLAMEYLNDFDLLKFEVKPDTPPLLAPCSFPKSGPHNPSSPSYLSQATQDSSVSSTPYNSLPPSPTLSDTQPPPSSSSSSSTLSLSSSCSSLSIPLTVPSGYPSSLSSGSHGNPNSSPAPNADPAPGPTHGPTPASLEDLIWLAALQQQFGGGEGGAGQVSVLGSLGGAGGGVGERDRGPAGTFLGCEDAVEALLNSAAAAVSSQFPMLAQSSSASLQDSGSDSGGDSCSKTSDPCHRPPLLFLPPGTAPSLPSNTPGSAPYPQPPSPHSRLHHHHHHHHPHLPLHGHHHHHHHHHHLQLNQCGLEERFSDEQLVSLSVRELNRHLRGVSKDEVVRLKQKRRTLKNRGYAQSCRYKRLQHRHALESEKHVLTQQLEQLQCEFARVLRERDTYKARYEKLAGSSEAPPPHASRAASPPDYFL